A portion of the Oncorhynchus gorbuscha isolate QuinsamMale2020 ecotype Even-year linkage group LG07, OgorEven_v1.0, whole genome shotgun sequence genome contains these proteins:
- the LOC124040349 gene encoding uncharacterized protein K02A2.6-like, which translates to MSGWPATGRKELTPYFQRRNEITTYQGCLMWGMRVMIPQKCQHRVLQQLHEGHVGIVKMKLLARSHFWWPGLDQQIENMAKNCSGCLETLHMPAPVPVHPWEWPAEPWQRIHVDYAGPFEKHMFLVIVDAHSKWPEVFCTDSSTSAQTIECLRTTFAHFGLPLQLVSDNAQAFVSDEFTRFMSVNGIKHSTSAPYHPATNGLAERFVQTLKQGLRAAKRDEGTLQTKLAKFLASYRNTPHATTNESPAALMFGRPLRTQLDIMKPNRRNEVLNKQAKMLSGGRERHLQTGQEVMVRDYRRGGKWTRGTVHTQTGPRTYQVQVSPDIMWRRHINQMHSTENSTTIEREQAQRVPESDTQGTVEDGGAVERPQAERRERVDEGAAIADAIMEQAHTEDVQEPPDNLRRYPERRHRPPDRLDL; encoded by the coding sequence ATGTCAGGATGGCCAGCTACTGGCAGAAAGGAGCTGACTCCGTATTTCCAGCGGAGAAACGAAATTACAACGTACCAGGGATGTTTGATGTGGGGAATGAGAGTCATGATACCCCAGAAATGCCAACATCGAGTCTTGCAGCAACTACATGAAGGTCATGTTGGAATTGTCAAAATGAAGCTGCTCGCAAGGAGCCACTTCTGGTGGCCAGGTCTGGACCAACAGATAGAAAATATGGCAAAGAACTGTAGTGGATGTTTGGAAACCCTTCACATGCCTGCTCCTGTCCCAGTCCACCCATGGGAATGGCCCGCAGAGCCATGGCAGAGAATTCATGTGGACTACGCTGGTCCTTTTGAAAAGCACATGTTTCTGGTTATAGTGGATGCCCATTCCAAATGGCCAGAGGTGTTTTGcactgactcctccacctcagctcAGACGATAGAGTGTCTCAGAACAACGTTTGCACACTTCGGTTTGCCACTGCAGCTGGTAAGTGACAATGCGCAAGCTTTTGTAAGTGACGAGTTTACAAGATTCATGTCagtaaatggaatcaaacactcaaCTTCAGCTCCGTACCACCCTGCCACCAATGGGCTGGCAGAACGCTTTGTGCAAACTCTAAAGCAAGGACTCCGTGCAGCAAAACGAGATGAAGGGACTCTGCAAACAAAACTGGCCAAGTTCCTGGCCTCCTACCGAAACACCCCACATGCCACAACAAATGAAAGCCCAGCCGCACTGATGTTCGGGAGGCCTCTCCGCACACAGCTGGACATCATGAAGCCAAATAGGCGTAATGAAGTGCTGAACAAACAAGCCAAGATGCTCTCCGGTGGCCGGGAGCGCCATCTccaaacaggacaggaagtgatggtgcgagactacagaagaggagggaaatggacaagagggaccgtacacacacaaacgggaCCCAGAACTTACCAGGTTCAAGTGAGCCCAGACATAATGTGGCGGCGTCACATTAACCAAATGCATTCCACGGAAAACAGCACAACAATCGAGAGAGAACAGGCACAGAGAGTTCCCGAGAGTGACACACAAGGAACTGTAGAGGACGGTGGGGCAGTAGAGAGACCCCAGGCTGAAAGAAGGGAACGTGTTGATGAAGGTGCTGCTATAGCAGACGCTATAATGGAACAAGCACACACTGAGGATGTTCAGGAGCCTCCAGACAATCTGAGGCGCTACCCAGAACGAAGGCACCGTCCACCAGACAGACTAGacttataa